One window of the Cytophagia bacterium CHB2 genome contains the following:
- the atpG gene encoding ATP synthase F1 subunit gamma → TNEFQNAQRPGLQTSLICVGKKGYEHFQRRNYPILAKYTGFFNYLDFTHAQDIGELIQQQYTGEKLDRIFLVYNEFKSVIQQNLTVQQLLPIVPRPPQDERYPTDFIFEPSPLKILDTLCPKYINIELWQALLESYAAELGARMAAMDAATENAKEIIMQLTLHYNKARQAAITKELLEIVGGAEALKK, encoded by the coding sequence CCACGAATGAATTTCAAAACGCGCAGCGCCCGGGCCTGCAAACCTCGCTGATTTGCGTGGGCAAAAAAGGGTATGAACATTTCCAGCGGCGCAATTATCCCATCCTGGCGAAGTACACCGGCTTTTTCAATTACCTCGATTTTACGCACGCGCAGGACATCGGCGAGTTGATTCAACAGCAATACACCGGTGAAAAACTCGACCGCATTTTTCTCGTGTATAACGAGTTCAAATCGGTGATCCAGCAGAATCTCACGGTGCAGCAACTGTTGCCGATCGTGCCGCGCCCGCCGCAGGATGAACGGTATCCCACGGATTTTATTTTCGAACCCTCGCCGCTAAAAATTTTGGACACGCTTTGCCCCAAATACATCAACATCGAGCTGTGGCAGGCGTTGCTGGAATCCTACGCCGCAGAGTTGGGCGCGCGCATGGCGGCGATGGACGCGGCAACGGAGAATGCCAAGGAAATCATTATGCAGTTGACGCTGCATTACAACAAAGCGCGGCAGGCGGCGATCACCAAAGAGCTTTTGGAAATCGTCGGCGGGGCTGAGGCGTTGAAGAAGTAG